One Takifugu rubripes chromosome 19, fTakRub1.2, whole genome shotgun sequence genomic window carries:
- the LOC105417869 gene encoding uncharacterized protein, with translation MSHELVESKSERKRRSNWTEQESLLLAQLVQEKKNIIRGKCSTGVSTLDKRNAWEHIAQNINTTFPHVQRTVSDCNKKWENLLAKTREEIKRQKRLVGADGMSLENFSAVTQIVISVMNLSGVLQEVNDSAAALLESQQKSCNEDGGEDTMRETFSNKHPLVELEHHTYTAASTSTAKPNITLTNVPKSLALQFSTGFSAPDDELASPCPTSAPCPHCPSSQERVDLEMSVLRRQDAVLKLQEEYYTLKLEMIKKKMKAPFSED, from the exons ATGTCTCATGAACTCGTTGAAAGCAAGTCCGAAAGAAAGAGAAGGTCTAATTGGACAGAACAGGAATCTCTTCTTCTTGCTCAGTTagtgcaggagaaaaaaaacataatcagAGGGAAATGCAGCACTGGAGTTTCAACCCTGGATAAAAGAAATGCCTGGGAGCACATTGCTCAAAACATCAACACCACCTTCCCACATGTTCAGCGTACCGTTTCTGACTGTAACAAAAAGTGGGAAAATCTCTTGGCAAAGACAAGAGAGGAAATCAAACGGCAGAAAAGACTGGTTGGTGCTG ACGGCATGTCTCTGGAAAATTTCAGTGCGGTGACCCAAATAGTGATCTCTGTGATGAATCTGTCAGGTGTTTTGCAAGAGGTGAATGACTCTGCTGCCGCGCTTCTTGAAAGCCAGCAAAAGAG TTGTAATgaagacggaggtgaggacacgATGCGGGAGACATTCTCAAACAAACATCcactggtggagctggagcatCATACATACACCGCCGCATCCACTTCGACCGCCAAACCAAATATTACCCTCACTAATGTCCCAAAATCACTGGCCTTGCAGTTTAGCACTGGCTTCAGCGCCCCTGACGATGAACTGGCTTCCCCCTGCCCCACGTCGGCACCGTGCCCACACTGCCCGTCCTCACAAGAGCGAGTGGATTTGGAAATGTCTGTGCTGAGGAGACAAGATGCTGTCctcaagctgcaggaggaataTTACACGCTGAAACTTGaaatgataaaaaagaaaatgaaagcgCCATTTTCAGAGGACTGA